Proteins co-encoded in one Maylandia zebra isolate NMK-2024a linkage group LG16, Mzebra_GT3a, whole genome shotgun sequence genomic window:
- the LOC106675994 gene encoding CD209 antigen-like protein C, with the protein MEEIYVNVEYPKHNNSKPSPGHTGTSGCDRSSHLGIIICLGMLSVFLLIGLITLGVYYHVSATNLSAESNKLSAITEERDLLNANLSAVSNKLSSMTEERDLLQANLTETTKELKNLQSLSKQKKVCPEGWIMFSHSCYVLSEKLGSWDEGRDDCRSKGADLVVIESLEDKAFISSYIKEYAWIGLNDKEEEGNWKWVDGTPLNLKNWMAKQPDNGGGNPKWGEEDCVQVETDASWNDLSCSASIKWICEKHTTE; encoded by the exons ATGGAGGAAATTTATGTCAATGTTGAATACCCCAAGCATAACAATTCAAAACCTTCACCAGGTCACACAG GAACAAGCGGCTGTGATAGGAGTTCCCATTTAGGAATTATTATCTGTCTGGGAATGCTGAGTGTTTTCCTGCTGATTGGACTCATCACCCTCGGTGTTTACT aTCATGTCTCAGCTACAAATCTCTCTGCTGAGTCTAACAAGCTTTCTGCTATAACTGAAGAGAGAGACCTTCTGAATGCAAATCTCTCTGCTGTGAGTAACAAACTTTCCTCTATGACTGAGGAGAGAGATCTGCTGCAAGCCAACCTCACTGAAACCACCAAAGAGCTGAAGAACCTTCAGAGTTTGTCCAAACAGA AGAAAGTGTGTCCTGAAGGATGGATCATGTTCAGTCATAGCTGTTATGTATTATCTGAAAAGCTTGGTTCCTGGGATGAAGGTAGAGACGACTGCAGAAGCAAAGGAGCAGATCTGGTGGTGATAGAAAGCCTTGAAGACAAG GCATTTATATCTAGTTACATTAAGGAATATGCTTGGATTGGTTTGAATGACAAGGAAGAGGAAGGAAATTGGAAATGGGTCGATGGAACTCCACTGAATCTAAA GAACTGGATGGCAAAACAACCGGATAACGGTGGTGGAAACCCAAAGTGGGGTGAAGAGGACTGCGTTCAAGTAGAAACTGATGCATCGTGGAATGATCTTTCATGTTCAGCCTCTATAAAATGGATCTGTGAAAAACATACAACAGAATAA